GAAATGGCGGAGCGCGATCTCCCATTCCTTCCGTTTTTCCGTCACGACGAAGGACGAACGAACCGTATTCCCGACGACGGTTCCATATTGGGAATTGCAGCGGCGCACTAGGGGCATTGCCAAGGTCCAATGCAATCGGCATTCAGGTAAAACCGGGGGCGTCCGCGCCGAGGCGTCGGCATGATCTTGCCGGGAATATATGCTGGTGTTCCTGATCATTCCAGAGCACGGCAAGGGCCGCTCTGCGTGTCGGATCGGAGATGGCGACCAGTAGCTCTTGCATGAGCCGATATTTATGCGCTTCTGCGCATATGCGCGCTGACTCATGTCAACGGAAAGGGCCGCGCCTGAAACAACGGAAGAAAACACGCTTACGCCCGAGCGGCCGAGCGGCCGAGCGGCCGAGCGGCCGAGCGGCCGAGGCGAGGCGGCCTTCGGAAGGCGACCCCTTGTCAAGCGGACACCCCATAGGGTCTGTAAACCTCTCCTCGTTTGAAGATTATCGAACGCACCGTGCACGAGGCCTTGACGGCGAGCCGCGTGACCTCGTCGAGGTCGTCCATCCGCTCCGCCGCCGCGCCCGCGATCTTGAAGGCATAGATCATGCCTGCTACGCCGTGTCGCTTCTCGGCCACCGCATGGGCGGTGGTACGGAGGTCGCCGAACTTGAGCGTCTCGACGGCCATGTCAAAATTCATGACGTCGCCGCCGTAATTCCCGTAGAGGCAGAGAACCCCCGCCCCTGCATCGACTTCACGGATCACGTTGGCCATCTGCTCGGCGGAGGGGCTGGCAAAGACGTTGCCAATCGCACAACCGTCGAGCAACCCGTTCCCCAAGTAGCCGGTGAAGACCGGCAGATGTCCCGATCCCCGCCGGTTACGATAACGACCTTGCCCGGCCTCTTCTTGCCCGCGTGCACAATGACGCGGTGGCCCGCAGACCGATAGGTTTCGGGATGCGCCGCAACCAGCCCGTCAAGCATCTCCGAAACGTAATCGTTCGGATCGTTCAGGATCTTCTTTATCTCTTCGTACTTCCCCTCAGTAGTCGCGCGTCGTGCCGCCGGCATCAGCAACAAGGTCGAGATCGTCCGCCATCTCAATACGCGCGGCCCGCGCGGCATCATAGAGCAGCCCCACATCGGCCGGCCCCACGATGAAGCTGTATCCCGCGTCCCGGATTTGGCTGTAATTCCGCCCGCCTCCCAGGATCGTACCAAGCTTCACGCCGCTTTCGCGACCAGCACGTTCGACTTCTTCCTTGCACTTGAGAAGATCAGGATGATCGAGCTGTTCCAGAAGGCCGAGGGATCCAGAAAGGTCGTTCGGCCCGACGAAGACCATATCAATCCCATCGATCGCGCCGATCTCGGCGACGTGAGCGACCGCATCGACATGCTCGCACTGCACCATCAGCAGCAGGTCGTCATGCGCTTGCTTCGCGTAGTCGGTCCAGCGGCCGTAATGCGAGGCGCGCACGATGGGCGCGGCATAGCCCCGCCCGCCCCTGGGCGGATAAAGGCACGAATACACGATACTCTTGGCCTGCTCCACCGAATTGACCATTGGCACGAGAATCGAGCGAGCGCCGCGGTCCAGTGCGCGCTTCAAAGTCGTGTCGCTGCCGTCGGGCACGCGCAGCACCGCTTCGCCGCCCGCCGCCTGCACCGCACGGATGAGGCTCAATCCATCCTCAAGTGGCGCCGCACCGTGCTCGCAGTCGATGACCACCACGTCCCAGCCGGCGTTGACCACGATCTCGCAAACCTCCGGCGATCCGGTATCGATCCATGCGGCGGTCACGATCTCGCCCCTGGCGATCCGTTCCTTCAGGGCATTACTCATGAGATGTCGTCCTTTGCGTCATTGATTTCATTGGGTTTGAGGATGGTGCGGATCGCGCGATAGAGGCAGAGCGACCATATCAAGATCGTCGCGCCCCCCAACACCATGGAAATGTTGCGATCGAATAGCGGCATTAGCGCGCCTTGCGATTTGATCATTGAGGTCATGAAGTTCTGCTCGACCACAGGGCCCAGAACGACCCCGAGGATTGCCGGCGCGATGGGCAGGCCGCCCAGGATCATCGCATAGCCCACAAACCCCAGAACCAGGATGATCCAGATCGAGAAGACCGAGTTCAGGACTGCAAATCCCCCGATCAGCGAAAGCGCCAGCACCAACGGCATCAGCATATGCTTGGGCATACGAAGAAGCTGGCTCGCCAGCAGGATCGCGATGCCTCCGGTGAGGATCATAAATATGTTCGCCATCAGGAATGCGCCGAAAAGCGTATAGACGATCTCGCCACTGCGCTCGAAGATGTCTGGGCCCGGGTTGAGGCCCTTCATCATCAGCACGCCAATGGCGATGGCCGTCACGCTGTCGCCCGGTATCCCGAAGACCAGAGCGGGCGTCCAAGCGCCGCTGACGGCCGCGTTATTGGCGGCCCCCCCGTCGACCAGTCCCTCGGCATGGCCGTGCCCGTATTTCTCTGGCGTGCGCGAGAACTTCCGGGACACCGCATAGGCGATCCAAGCAGCAACATCCGCGCCCGCGCCCGGCAGCACGCCGATTAACACGCCCATGGGACCCGATCGCGCGATGTTCTTCCATCGTGCCTTAATTTCGCGCAATGCGTTTCCAATAGCCTCACCCAGCGGCTCCATCTTCGGTGCTTGGATCCTGGTCGCCGGATCGCGCCGCACCGCCGCTGCCTTGAACAACTCGGTCAACGCGAAGAACCCGATCATGGCCGAGATGAACTCTACCCCGTCGAACAGATCGTAGAGACCGAATGTATAGCGCGGCTCGCCCACCGCGATATCGATGCCTACGCAAGCGACGGCAAGGCCGATGAACAAGCTCGCAAAGGTCTTGGCGGGCGGTGCATCGGCCACGAAAACGGCACAGCTGAGGCCGAGGGCAGCGAGCCAGAACATCTCGTCGCTCGAAAAGTTTTTGGAAAAATCCGCCAGGAGCGGTGCAGCCAGCGCCAATGCGCAGACCCCGATGATCCCACCGCAGACGCCGGCAAAAAGCGACACGAACAGCGCCGTACGCGGCTGCCCCCGCTCCGCGATGGTCGCACTGTCGGCGACATAGGCGGCGGAAGCCGGCGTACCCGGTATTCGCAAAAGCGCGCCGCTTATATCGCCTGCAAAAATGCCCGTTGTGGTCGTGGCCACGATTGCCGCCACCGCTGTCACCGGATCCATGTAGAATGTGAAGGGCACCAGAAGCGCCACCGCCATCGTCGCCGAGAGCCCCGGCAGCGCGCCAACCAGAGCACCGTAGAGCGTGCAAACAGCGATGGTTGCCAGAAGTGTGGGGTCGGTCAGCCCCCTCAGGATGTTCATCAGTTCCAAGACGTCACCTCACCACGCGAAGGGCAACATCACGCCCCAGGGGAGCGAGACGCGCATCACCGAATAGAAGACGAAATGCAGGATCAGCGTCGCCGCGACTGACAGCACACCCGCCGAGATCCACCCGCCGCCGTAAAACCGCGTCACCAGGAAGAGAAGGCAGACCGTCGCCAGATGAAAGCCGAGCGGATTGAGCGCCAGCGCATAGGCCGCGATCATTGCGGCCAGCAGGGCGACCCTCCCCGCCCCGCGTACATCGAACGCGGCCTGCTCACTCAGCCGCGCGCGCAAATCGGCCAGTACGATCAGCAAGCCGGAAATCGCCATGCCCCCGGCTACGATCTTCGGAAAGAACCCCGCGCCGTAGCTCATGGTGGGCGGCGCGGAGAACCCGCGCGCGCCCAGATACATGGCGGAGCCAGCAAGAACCAGGGCCCCGCCTGTCACGAAATCGCTGGTCACGCGAATTTTAGTCATTTTTCTTCATGCCGATGGCCTCAATCGTGGCTCCCAGGCTCTCGTCGTAGGCCTCCATCACCGATCTCAATTGTGCGGCATCGCCCCAGACGACCGGCGCGCCGAGACTCGCACGGAATTCGGTCCAGCGATCCGACGCCACGATTTCCTCCAGAGCGGCCTCATAACTACAGGTGATGTTCTCGGGCAGATCCTTCGGCCCCGAGATGCTGGTGAAAGCCGCCAGCGTCCATCCGCTGTCGAGTTCGTCAGCCGTCAGCGGCACGTCCGGAAACGCCTCGCTCGGCGTGTCGCTCATATAGGCCAGCGCCCGCACTTCACCCGAATCGATCAGCGACTTACCCTCTTCCAGCGAAGGCGTCACCATGTCGACACCGTGCGCCAACAGTTCCTGCAACGCGCTCGCCGAACCCTGCGAGGGGACCCAGCGGATCGCCTGAGGATCCATGCCCTCGGCCTCAAGCATTCCCGCGAGCGCCAGATGCCATATCCCCCCCAGAGCAGTGCCCGATGCGGTCAACTCGCCCGGATTTTCGCGCGCGTAATCCAGAAGCTCCGTCAGGCTCTCGAACGGGCTATCTGCGTTCACGATGACACCCGCCGCCGGCATGTTCATCAGTGCGATGGGCGTGATGTCCTCATAGGTCAGATCCGTCAGCCCGAACCAATGCATCGTATCGATCTCGACCGTCGCCGCGCCGATCGTATAGCCGTCGGGCCGCGCGCGAGAGATCGCAGTATGACCTGTTACGCCGTTGCCGCCGGTGCGGTTTACCACATTGAAGGGAACGCCGAACCGCTCCTGCAAGGCGGTCGCGAGTTGGCGCGCATTGGCGTCGGTCGTACCGCCCGCGCCCCACGGCACGATGACGCTCACCGGGCGCTCGGGCACCCAGTTGCAGTCCTGCGCAACGGCTGCATGGCCGAACCCGGTAGCCGCGAGGATCGCAGCGGAGAAAATCGCTTTGTTCATGGTGTCCTCCCAGACATTGTGCGGCCCCTCGGGGGCCAGCGTGAAATGCGTGGCCTCCTCAAGACCAGCATGGAAGGAAGATGACACGGAAGAAAACGCTAGTCAATCGTTTTACTAGAACGTTTTACTAAAACGTTCTACTTGACGTTTAACGCTCACTTCAGACAGAATCGTGCGAAAGGAGATCCCATGCG
This window of the Martelella lutilitoris genome carries:
- a CDS encoding dihydroxyacetone kinase subunit DhaK, whose translation is MLDGCAIGNVFASPSAEQMANVIREVDAGAGVLCLYGNYGGDVMNFDMAVETLKFGDLRTTAHAVAEKRHGVAGMIYAFKIAGAAAERMDDLDEVTRLAVKASCTVRSIIFKRGEVYRPYGVSA
- a CDS encoding HpcH/HpaI aldolase family protein → MSNALKERIARGEIVTAAWIDTGSPEVCEIVVNAGWDVVVIDCEHGAAPLEDGLSLIRAVQAAGGEAVLRVPDGSDTTLKRALDRGARSILVPMVNSVEQAKSIVYSCLYPPRGGRGYAAPIVRASHYGRWTDYAKQAHDDLLLMVQCEHVDAVAHVAEIGAIDGIDMVFVGPNDLSGSLGLLEQLDHPDLLKCKEEVERAGRESGVKLGTILGGGRNYSQIRDAGYSFIVGPADVGLLYDAARAARIEMADDLDLVADAGGTTRDY
- a CDS encoding tripartite tricarboxylate transporter permease, with the protein product MNILRGLTDPTLLATIAVCTLYGALVGALPGLSATMAVALLVPFTFYMDPVTAVAAIVATTTTGIFAGDISGALLRIPGTPASAAYVADSATIAERGQPRTALFVSLFAGVCGGIIGVCALALAAPLLADFSKNFSSDEMFWLAALGLSCAVFVADAPPAKTFASLFIGLAVACVGIDIAVGEPRYTFGLYDLFDGVEFISAMIGFFALTELFKAAAVRRDPATRIQAPKMEPLGEAIGNALREIKARWKNIARSGPMGVLIGVLPGAGADVAAWIAYAVSRKFSRTPEKYGHGHAEGLVDGGAANNAAVSGAWTPALVFGIPGDSVTAIAIGVLMMKGLNPGPDIFERSGEIVYTLFGAFLMANIFMILTGGIAILLASQLLRMPKHMLMPLVLALSLIGGFAVLNSVFSIWIILVLGFVGYAMILGGLPIAPAILGVVLGPVVEQNFMTSMIKSQGALMPLFDRNISMVLGGATILIWSLCLYRAIRTILKPNEINDAKDDIS
- a CDS encoding tripartite tricarboxylate transporter TctB family protein, whose protein sequence is MTKIRVTSDFVTGGALVLAGSAMYLGARGFSAPPTMSYGAGFFPKIVAGGMAISGLLIVLADLRARLSEQAAFDVRGAGRVALLAAMIAAYALALNPLGFHLATVCLLFLVTRFYGGGWISAGVLSVAATLILHFVFYSVMRVSLPWGVMLPFAW
- a CDS encoding Bug family tripartite tricarboxylate transporter substrate binding protein, which encodes MNKAIFSAAILAATGFGHAAVAQDCNWVPERPVSVIVPWGAGGTTDANARQLATALQERFGVPFNVVNRTGGNGVTGHTAISRARPDGYTIGAATVEIDTMHWFGLTDLTYEDITPIALMNMPAAGVIVNADSPFESLTELLDYARENPGELTASGTALGGIWHLALAGMLEAEGMDPQAIRWVPSQGSASALQELLAHGVDMVTPSLEEGKSLIDSGEVRALAYMSDTPSEAFPDVPLTADELDSGWTLAAFTSISGPKDLPENITCSYEAALEEIVASDRWTEFRASLGAPVVWGDAAQLRSVMEAYDESLGATIEAIGMKKND